The following proteins are co-located in the Lichenicola cladoniae genome:
- a CDS encoding TonB-dependent receptor domain-containing protein: MRIRSIDVLTKRVAAGLALAAGSLVLPVAGALAQTAVTTGQIGEPSEQVTVTGSQIRQDTSSNTPITVITSKQLQDSSTVTLEQYLQRIPEFGQQGVNSNQNGGGEGVSFIELRNLGVTRTLVLIDGHRMVSSGTDTVNAVDLNNIPVSLIDHIEILRDGASAIYGSDAIAGVVNIILKKHFDGVMVNAQEGISDRHDAQSYDFSGTAGHNFQKGNILFNFEYSNRDPLPQNRRAWSQNKSLPDGSQTLGSTRTLGGLVQNPTAFDVVTGQPSINDRAFGNGVFRTFNPAQDDLLLNDYGYSSTQLDRRSFNALGHYEILPNVNLNIDALFTDHHAQQQLGPDAEGGDVVTDRYPNGFIIPASNPYNPYGVDVVDRTRRAEVGNRQYNESGSTYRLGIGLSGTILNRFDWEAGYKYGSSNDKFTFTNQYNQTYILQVSVYLPCSAADAAQGCSVGNFFGPNTLTPAQARYIGFTQTNKVDVGQHYWFGKVTGPILQLPAGPFSFALGGELRHESGKYAPDSVITSGNGDFDQASTAGSFNVKEGYLEFKVPVLKDMFMAKELSVDGAARYSDYSNFGNATTWNVSVAYAPTRDIRFRFNTGTGFRSPSITDLYSGQYEAANTVNDPCDVNVGLRRSNANAAANCNRVLSSAGLSPASFMQQQTQLYTYIGGNSRLQPETSRQLDLGTVITPRWIPDLSMTVDYYRIKIANHITAPDAQTILDSCYASTGLSSPQCLLVGNRGGGQLTTVSAINTNSGFVNTDGLDFGLNYNLKLSRLGLPSWAGRLEFSNLDTLLLNYTEQLPNGDVRQDAGAIISTTTPQAFTRFKSTNSIAYVQPKWSFQWTIRYIGGSSNYVSPGEPADTSYGGSVGPIVYHDIVGSYALKVAGKHTVTLIAGIDNMFDRDPPFYYDGSTNSLTNSYDYLGRYYYFKAGVRF, translated from the coding sequence ATGCGCATCCGTTCGATCGACGTCCTGACGAAGAGAGTGGCAGCGGGACTGGCGCTCGCTGCGGGCAGCTTGGTGCTTCCGGTGGCCGGGGCACTTGCACAGACCGCCGTTACAACGGGACAGATCGGCGAGCCCAGCGAGCAAGTCACGGTAACCGGCTCGCAGATCAGGCAGGACACATCCAGCAATACGCCAATTACTGTTATAACGTCGAAGCAGTTGCAGGATTCCAGCACCGTCACGCTCGAACAGTATCTGCAGAGGATCCCCGAGTTCGGTCAGCAGGGTGTCAACTCCAATCAGAATGGCGGCGGCGAGGGTGTCTCGTTCATCGAGCTCCGAAACCTCGGCGTGACGCGCACCCTTGTGCTGATCGACGGACACCGGATGGTGTCGAGCGGTACCGACACGGTCAATGCCGTCGACCTCAATAACATTCCAGTATCGTTGATCGACCATATCGAGATCCTGCGCGACGGGGCCTCGGCGATCTATGGTTCGGACGCGATCGCCGGCGTCGTCAACATTATCCTGAAGAAGCACTTTGATGGTGTGATGGTTAACGCGCAGGAGGGAATCAGCGACCGCCACGATGCGCAGTCTTACGACTTTAGTGGCACCGCCGGCCACAACTTCCAGAAGGGAAACATCCTTTTCAACTTTGAGTACAGCAACCGGGACCCGTTGCCACAGAACCGTCGGGCCTGGTCGCAGAACAAGTCGTTGCCGGACGGCTCCCAGACGCTCGGCAGCACGCGCACACTGGGCGGTCTGGTGCAGAATCCGACCGCCTTCGACGTCGTGACCGGTCAACCATCGATCAATGACCGCGCCTTCGGCAACGGCGTCTTCCGAACCTTCAATCCGGCACAGGACGACCTGCTCCTGAACGATTATGGCTATTCGAGCACTCAGCTCGATCGTCGCAGTTTCAATGCCCTCGGTCACTATGAGATTTTGCCGAACGTCAATTTGAATATCGATGCGCTGTTCACCGATCATCATGCCCAGCAGCAACTTGGTCCCGACGCGGAAGGCGGCGATGTCGTGACTGACCGCTATCCGAACGGGTTCATCATCCCAGCCTCGAACCCCTACAATCCCTATGGTGTGGATGTCGTCGACCGGACCAGGCGCGCAGAAGTCGGCAACCGGCAGTACAACGAGAGCGGTTCGACCTACCGGCTGGGGATCGGCCTGTCAGGGACGATCCTGAACCGCTTTGATTGGGAGGCTGGTTACAAATACGGTTCGTCGAACGACAAGTTCACGTTTACGAACCAGTACAACCAAACTTACATCCTGCAGGTCAGCGTGTATCTGCCATGCAGCGCCGCCGATGCCGCTCAGGGCTGCAGTGTCGGCAATTTCTTTGGGCCCAACACGCTAACCCCGGCGCAGGCCAGATATATCGGCTTCACCCAGACCAACAAGGTCGATGTCGGCCAGCATTACTGGTTTGGAAAGGTCACAGGGCCAATTCTCCAGCTTCCGGCCGGGCCATTCAGTTTTGCTCTCGGCGGGGAACTGCGCCACGAGTCCGGGAAATACGCGCCGGACAGCGTCATCACCAGCGGTAACGGTGATTTCGACCAGGCGTCGACAGCGGGAAGCTTCAACGTCAAGGAGGGCTATCTCGAGTTCAAGGTGCCGGTGCTCAAGGACATGTTCATGGCCAAGGAGCTGTCGGTGGATGGCGCTGCGCGCTATTCCGACTACAGCAACTTTGGCAACGCCACGACCTGGAACGTCTCGGTCGCATACGCACCAACCCGCGACATCAGGTTCCGTTTCAATACCGGAACCGGCTTTCGCTCACCGAGCATCACCGATCTTTATTCCGGTCAATACGAGGCGGCCAACACCGTCAACGACCCGTGCGATGTCAATGTAGGATTGCGCCGCAGCAATGCCAATGCGGCAGCGAACTGCAACAGAGTGCTGTCATCAGCGGGCCTGTCACCGGCGAGCTTCATGCAGCAGCAGACCCAGCTCTACACCTATATCGGCGGCAACTCCCGTCTCCAGCCCGAGACATCGCGGCAGCTCGATCTCGGCACCGTCATCACGCCGCGCTGGATCCCGGACCTGTCGATGACCGTCGACTACTACCGCATCAAGATTGCCAATCACATCACGGCGCCGGATGCACAGACGATCCTGGATAGCTGTTACGCATCAACTGGCCTGTCGAGCCCACAATGCCTGCTGGTCGGCAACCGCGGCGGCGGCCAGCTGACGACAGTCAGTGCGATCAATACCAACTCCGGCTTCGTCAATACGGATGGCCTCGATTTCGGACTTAACTACAATCTTAAGTTGAGCCGTCTCGGACTTCCCAGCTGGGCGGGGCGGCTAGAGTTTAGCAATCTCGACACGCTACTGCTGAACTACACGGAACAGCTGCCTAACGGCGATGTGCGCCAGGATGCCGGTGCCATCATCTCGACCACGACGCCACAGGCCTTCACGCGCTTCAAGTCGACCAACAGCATTGCCTACGTGCAGCCTAAATGGTCGTTCCAATGGACGATCCGATATATCGGAGGATCGAGCAATTACGTGTCACCGGGCGAGCCGGCCGATACGAGCTATGGCGGCAGCGTCGGGCCGATCGTCTACCACGATATCGTGGGCAGCTACGCGTTGAAGGTTGCAGGAAAGCACACTGTTACGCTTATCGCCGGTATCGACAACATGTTCGACCGCGACCCACCGTTCTACTACGACGGATCGACAAATTCCTTAACCAACAGCTACGACTATCTCGGTCGCTACTATTACTTCAAGGCTGGCGTGCGGTTCTAA
- a CDS encoding Gfo/Idh/MocA family protein has translation MTGIQRLGVGVIGAHDWAEKAHLPAYAANERVHLAAICDVVPERAAAMAARFNIARVYHDHHAMLADPAVQAVDVCTPTHTHLPLSLDAIAAGRHVLSEKPLATSAGPAFEAAAAASARGVRTKLGFTFRYSPAIRQIKRWIDDGTLGTIFHIHGFEQNSQFLDPDYPLRQLSPDAPRDRLIPSSIVGYGSHLVDLMRWLGGEFGSVASSMRNFVPERLVRGMVGRQAIPVEDGTVALVEYANGTQGLLQSSYIAVGNYPGVEIRVYGSKGAAVARLISEFGIAETLHAATADEVEFRSVVLGPEHLPPGADLHTRWPELYYRNLIRHFVDEILDDRPEECTFFDGAKSQEIVDAIVQAHFERRWVDLPATS, from the coding sequence ATGACCGGGATACAGCGCCTGGGCGTCGGCGTCATCGGCGCGCACGACTGGGCGGAAAAGGCGCATCTGCCGGCCTATGCGGCGAATGAGCGCGTGCATCTGGCCGCGATCTGCGATGTCGTGCCGGAACGCGCGGCAGCGATGGCGGCACGGTTCAACATCGCCCGCGTGTATCACGATCATCACGCAATGCTCGCCGATCCTGCAGTGCAGGCAGTCGATGTCTGCACGCCGACCCATACGCACTTGCCGCTCAGTCTAGATGCGATCGCCGCTGGGCGCCATGTGCTGTCGGAAAAACCGCTGGCGACATCGGCCGGACCGGCATTCGAGGCTGCCGCCGCAGCTTCCGCCCGCGGCGTGCGTACGAAGCTCGGCTTCACCTTCCGTTATTCGCCGGCGATCCGCCAGATCAAGCGCTGGATCGATGACGGGACGCTCGGAACGATTTTCCATATTCATGGCTTCGAGCAGAACTCGCAATTTCTCGATCCGGATTATCCGTTGCGACAGTTATCCCCGGATGCGCCACGCGATCGGCTGATCCCGTCATCGATCGTCGGATACGGCTCGCATCTGGTCGATCTAATGCGCTGGCTCGGCGGCGAGTTCGGGTCCGTGGCGTCAAGCATGCGTAATTTCGTGCCGGAGCGCCTGGTGCGCGGCATGGTTGGGCGGCAGGCGATCCCGGTCGAGGATGGCACCGTGGCGCTGGTCGAGTATGCCAACGGCACGCAAGGGCTGCTGCAATCAAGCTATATCGCCGTAGGCAATTATCCGGGTGTCGAGATCCGCGTTTATGGCTCCAAGGGTGCTGCGGTCGCCCGGCTAATCTCCGAGTTCGGTATTGCCGAAACCCTGCATGCTGCCACTGCGGATGAGGTCGAGTTCAGGTCAGTCGTGCTCGGCCCCGAGCATCTGCCGCCAGGTGCCGATCTGCATACCCGCTGGCCGGAGTTGTATTACCGCAACCTGATCCGGCATTTCGTCGATGAGATCCTCGATGATCGCCCCGAGGAATGCACGTTCTTCGACGGAGCAAAAAGCCAGGAGATCGTCGACGCGATCGTGCAGGCGCATTTCGAGCGGCGCTGGGTCGATCTTCCGGCGACCTCGTGA
- a CDS encoding ABC transporter ATP-binding protein has product MLAVRDLVTAFYTPRGTFHAVDGVNLTVRRGQTVALVGESGSGKSVTCMSIMRLLAAPAARIVSGRILFRSRSGLECDLAQLDEHAMRALRGNEIAMIFQEPMTSLNPTGTIGTQIAEVLRLHRPISRRAAMAEAVRLLGLVEIADPARHVESYPHHLSGGMRQRVMIAMALACGPSLLLADEPTTALDVTVQAQILRLLRTLQQELGMGVLFITHNLGVVAEIADQVSVMYGGQVVETAPVRALFDAPGHPYTRALMASLPRMDAVLATPRRLPMIRGSMVDPHRPPPGCRFAPRCDMVLPACEAAVPDEYKIGIEHQSRCLRWQELA; this is encoded by the coding sequence GTGCTGGCGGTTCGCGACCTGGTGACCGCGTTTTACACCCCGCGTGGGACCTTCCATGCCGTCGACGGCGTCAATCTGACCGTCCGCCGCGGCCAGACGGTCGCTCTTGTCGGCGAAAGCGGATCCGGCAAGTCCGTGACCTGCATGTCGATCATGCGCCTGCTGGCGGCGCCTGCAGCCCGCATCGTCTCCGGCCGGATCCTTTTCCGCAGCCGCAGCGGCCTGGAGTGTGATCTGGCGCAGCTCGACGAACACGCGATGCGGGCGCTGCGCGGCAACGAAATCGCCATGATCTTCCAGGAGCCGATGACGAGCCTGAACCCGACCGGCACGATAGGCACGCAGATCGCCGAGGTGCTGCGTCTGCATCGTCCGATCTCACGCCGCGCGGCAATGGCGGAAGCGGTACGATTGCTGGGGCTGGTCGAGATTGCCGACCCGGCGCGCCACGTCGAAAGCTATCCACATCATCTGTCGGGTGGCATGCGACAGCGTGTGATGATCGCCATGGCGCTGGCCTGCGGACCCTCGCTCCTGCTCGCCGACGAGCCGACGACGGCGCTGGACGTGACCGTGCAGGCCCAGATCCTGCGGCTGCTGCGCACACTGCAGCAGGAGCTCGGCATGGGGGTGTTGTTCATCACCCACAACCTGGGCGTGGTGGCAGAGATCGCGGACCAGGTCTCGGTGATGTATGGCGGCCAGGTCGTCGAGACGGCGCCAGTGCGCGCGTTGTTCGATGCGCCGGGCCATCCCTACACGCGCGCCCTGATGGCCAGCCTGCCACGCATGGATGCGGTCCTAGCAACACCTCGCCGCCTGCCGATGATCCGCGGCAGCATGGTCGACCCGCACCGGCCGCCGCCCGGGTGCCGCTTCGCCCCACGATGTGACATGGTGCTTCCGGCCTGCGAGGCGGCGGTGCCGGACGAGTACAAGATCGGCATTGAGCACCAGTCACGCTGCCTGCGCTGGCAGGAGCTCGCGTGA
- a CDS encoding DNA/RNA non-specific endonuclease, with translation MCNDAYASLASGVTHGPLWSAEHPTATWLAEAAQTHREGRFHADDRLPPADQAQLADYRRSGFDRGHMAPSGDMPGETAQQQSFSLANMVPQTAELNRGIWAGLEEAIRNLANKDGELYLVTGPAFHGTELRSIGPDGVLVPTSTWKAVYDPRARGVAVYVCKNTDAPTCDIVSVATLIRVVGVDPFPALPDQLKQTALALPQPAASQYAHRGRRQPPPEASPLQPLINWLQHLLTA, from the coding sequence TTGTGCAACGACGCCTATGCGTCTCTGGCCTCAGGCGTCACGCATGGCCCTCTGTGGTCGGCAGAGCATCCAACGGCGACGTGGCTGGCTGAGGCCGCCCAGACGCATCGAGAAGGTCGCTTCCATGCCGACGATCGCCTGCCTCCGGCTGACCAGGCGCAGCTGGCCGACTACCGCCGAAGCGGCTTTGACCGCGGCCATATGGCACCGTCCGGTGATATGCCAGGCGAGACGGCGCAGCAGCAGAGCTTCTCCCTGGCCAACATGGTCCCGCAAACCGCTGAACTGAACCGCGGCATCTGGGCCGGGCTGGAAGAGGCTATTCGCAACCTGGCGAACAAAGACGGCGAACTCTATCTCGTTACGGGGCCGGCATTCCATGGCACTGAGCTGAGATCGATTGGTCCCGATGGCGTGCTGGTACCGACCTCAACGTGGAAGGCCGTTTACGATCCTCGTGCTCGTGGCGTCGCGGTCTATGTGTGCAAGAACACCGACGCTCCGACCTGCGACATCGTGTCAGTCGCGACGCTGATCCGCGTCGTTGGCGTCGATCCCTTCCCTGCCCTGCCCGACCAGTTAAAGCAGACCGCCTTGGCGCTACCCCAGCCGGCGGCGAGCCAGTATGCTCATCGTGGTCGTCGCCAGCCGCCGCCTGAGGCTAGCCCGCTGCAACCGCTGATCAACTGGCTGCAGCATCTGCTCACCGCTTGA
- a CDS encoding DUF885 family protein, whose amino-acid sequence MSGPDGLGQAFLDHHLAFHPVDASFMGIGGYDHLLPRADSSVAADERRGIARLRVGLQDAPEDSPGHRIDKRIVVGELACADAALDGRPRCNNPAWFTGEAAFALIGLLLPQSAPIDLAAFAARLLALPDFLADGRQRLREAGAAPVGWCDRAARECRAMSRFLTADLPRHPAWRSEWLLPAKAAAASFEAFADMLPSLGDADPAAGRTRLAQIMAALHGLEQGPEALAAAAQAAFDRLGDELEADAARSFHGRRCQDVLDELAALHPDADGVMACYRQSNAAALDAARGLVTPATQYGLDYRLLPEAMLGVAEDLYFLSYRSPPAMRPGAGSVYWVTPRGPDLDAYLRQQNHATIKLIHAVHHGSIGHHTHNTRARAADSLLARIAGTDCASGIALLSGGMAVEGWACYAEDLLMEAPGFYSDAERLALKQYERRNAASVLVDIRLHCGLWSQQEAERFYRDEAGFAPARVHNELVRNSMFPGSRLMYWAGVEAIRALRARWTGTTLEFYDTLLSYGHSPVSTIEAEMARAGRIT is encoded by the coding sequence ATGAGCGGTCCAGATGGCCTGGGACAGGCGTTTCTCGACCACCATCTCGCCTTCCATCCGGTCGATGCGAGCTTTATGGGGATCGGCGGTTATGACCATCTGCTGCCACGCGCAGACAGCAGCGTGGCTGCCGACGAGCGGCGCGGCATCGCCCGGCTACGCGTTGGCCTGCAGGACGCACCCGAGGATAGCCCGGGCCATCGCATCGACAAGCGCATCGTCGTCGGCGAGCTCGCCTGTGCGGACGCAGCCCTTGATGGCCGGCCACGCTGCAACAACCCCGCTTGGTTCACCGGCGAGGCGGCGTTCGCGCTGATCGGGCTGCTGCTGCCGCAGTCGGCCCCAATCGATCTGGCTGCATTCGCCGCGCGGCTTCTTGCCTTGCCAGATTTCCTTGCAGACGGACGTCAGCGGCTTCGGGAGGCGGGTGCCGCACCCGTCGGCTGGTGCGATCGGGCGGCCCGCGAGTGCCGCGCGATGAGCCGCTTCCTGACCGCGGATCTGCCCCGGCATCCGGCCTGGCGGTCCGAATGGCTGCTGCCCGCAAAGGCTGCCGCCGCCTCGTTCGAGGCGTTCGCCGACATGCTGCCGAGCCTCGGAGATGCCGACCCGGCTGCCGGACGTACGCGGCTGGCACAGATCATGGCGGCCCTGCACGGCCTGGAACAGGGCCCGGAGGCGCTGGCGGCGGCGGCACAGGCGGCGTTCGACCGGCTGGGCGACGAACTCGAGGCCGATGCGGCACGGAGTTTCCATGGCCGACGCTGCCAGGATGTCCTCGACGAGCTGGCGGCGCTGCATCCCGACGCGGACGGCGTGATGGCCTGCTACCGGCAGTCGAACGCGGCTGCCCTTGACGCGGCGCGAGGCCTGGTGACGCCGGCGACCCAATACGGTCTTGATTATCGCCTGCTCCCCGAGGCGATGCTGGGCGTCGCCGAGGATCTCTATTTCCTGTCGTACCGGTCGCCGCCGGCGATGCGTCCGGGCGCCGGCAGCGTATATTGGGTGACGCCCCGCGGGCCCGACCTGGACGCCTATCTGCGGCAACAGAACCACGCCACCATCAAGCTGATCCATGCGGTGCATCACGGCAGCATCGGTCATCATACGCACAATACCCGCGCCCGGGCAGCCGACAGTCTGCTTGCGCGCATCGCCGGTACCGACTGCGCCAGCGGCATTGCGCTGCTGTCCGGCGGCATGGCGGTCGAGGGATGGGCCTGTTACGCCGAGGACCTGCTGATGGAAGCGCCGGGCTTCTACAGCGATGCCGAGCGGCTAGCCCTGAAGCAGTACGAGCGGCGTAATGCAGCCAGCGTCCTGGTGGATATACGCCTGCATTGCGGCCTGTGGAGCCAGCAGGAGGCCGAGCGTTTCTACCGCGACGAGGCAGGCTTCGCTCCGGCACGGGTGCATAACGAGCTGGTCCGCAACTCGATGTTTCCAGGCAGCCGTCTGATGTACTGGGCCGGCGTGGAAGCGATCCGCGCCCTGCGTGCCCGTTGGACCGGAACCACGCTGGAGTTTTACGACACGTTGCTCAGCTACGGCCACAGCCCTGTCAGCACGATCGAGGCGGAGATGGCCCGGGCCGGCCGCATCACGTGA
- a CDS encoding ABC transporter ATP-binding protein, giving the protein MKRPPVLDVIDLSVAFAQARRLPWQRPTAVPVVRNVSFTIRRNEIIGLVGESGSGKTTLSRALLRLLPATSGTVRFDGIDLLTLPAADLRRLRGRMQVIFQDPYTSLNPRMTAADNIAEGISLQRLCDRRDIRARVAAVLDQVGLAPDAGSRFPHEFSGGQRQRIGIARALAVEPELLIADEPVSALDMSIQAQILNLLMEQQERRSLAMLFIGHDLSVIRHICDRVLVMYRGRIVETAPVAALFHHPAHPYTQALLDAAPVSHPSMRHRKRASLAEPVNFRSRPIGCPFAARCLHRIDACDDALPPLRTIGHDHQVACIRSEIFR; this is encoded by the coding sequence GTGAAGCGGCCGCCGGTTCTCGACGTCATCGACCTGTCCGTGGCGTTTGCCCAGGCGCGCCGTCTGCCTTGGCAGCGTCCGACCGCAGTCCCGGTCGTGCGCAACGTGTCATTCACGATACGGCGGAACGAGATCATCGGGCTGGTCGGCGAGTCTGGTTCCGGTAAGACGACCTTGTCCCGCGCTCTGCTGCGACTGCTGCCGGCTACCTCCGGCACTGTCCGCTTCGACGGCATCGACCTGCTGACGCTGCCGGCTGCCGACCTGCGGCGATTGCGCGGCCGCATGCAGGTGATTTTCCAGGATCCCTACACGAGCCTTAACCCGCGCATGACGGCGGCGGACAACATCGCAGAAGGAATCAGCCTGCAGCGCCTGTGCGACCGTCGCGACATCCGGGCACGCGTTGCCGCCGTGCTGGATCAGGTGGGGCTTGCCCCCGATGCCGGCTCACGCTTTCCGCATGAATTTTCCGGCGGCCAGCGTCAGCGGATCGGCATCGCCCGGGCGCTCGCGGTCGAACCGGAGCTTCTCATCGCCGATGAACCGGTGTCGGCACTCGACATGTCGATCCAGGCGCAGATCCTGAACCTGCTGATGGAACAGCAAGAACGACGCAGCCTCGCGATGCTGTTCATCGGCCATGACCTGTCGGTGATCCGCCATATCTGCGACCGCGTGCTCGTCATGTATCGGGGACGGATCGTCGAGACTGCTCCGGTCGCTGCGCTGTTCCACCACCCGGCGCATCCCTACACGCAGGCGCTGCTCGATGCGGCGCCGGTCTCGCATCCCTCAATGCGGCATCGCAAACGCGCTTCATTAGCTGAACCTGTAAACTTTCGTTCGCGTCCAATTGGCTGTCCTTTCGCTGCGCGCTGCCTGCATCGCATTGACGCTTGCGACGACGCGCTGCCGCCGCTTCGTACAATCGGACACGACCATCAGGTCGCCTGCATCAGAAGTGAGATCTTTCGGTAG